One window of the Trifolium pratense cultivar HEN17-A07 linkage group LG2, ARS_RC_1.1, whole genome shotgun sequence genome contains the following:
- the LOC123909757 gene encoding uncharacterized protein LOC123909757, translating into MKKTTQELPSFSIGLTPSDEDKRNDTDSSSSGGQKHKRKTGDAKDNEKKNKKKKEHKKGDECIASRGRNKKPQIEAQDSDETSSDDENERNGKKFSCAVENVKQDMVKKDSDADARLRHKMSVPKVYDLMHSVHVKKRRDEIIDQLNNCGFGGMLHICNWTRIHTFFIDWVVRRFEKEHMWIRLSDTEVLELKEDDVHRVYELPMAGKKIDTNLCSDGAIRRLRKELGLTGDYSPVVKVAELERILKTTEKPKTWKIQPVYLHITGAHMF; encoded by the exons ATGAAGAAAACGACACAG GAATTGCCATCCTTCAGTATCGGGCTGACACCGTCAGATGAGGATAAAAGGAATGACACCGATTCATCATCCAGTGGTGGTCAAAAACATAAGCGAAAAACAGGAGATGCAAAAGATAatgaaaagaagaataaaaaaaagaaggaacatAAAAAGGGTGATGAATGCATTGCTTCTCGTGGTCGTAATAAGAAACCACAAATAGAGGCACAAGATTCCGATGAGACAAGTTCGgatgatgaaaatgaaaggAATGGTAAGAAATTTTCTTGTGCTGTTGAAAATGTGAAACAAGATATGGTGAAGAAAGATTCTGATGCAGATGCAAGACTGAGGCATAAGATGAGTGTACCTAAGGTCTATGACCTTATGCATTCAGTACATGTCAAAAAAAGGAGAGACGAAATAATTGACCAACTAAACAACTGTGGCTTTGGAGGGATGCTACATATCTGTAACTGGACAAGGATCCACACCTTTTTTATCGATTGGGTTGTCAGAAGATTTGAAAAGGAACATATGTGGATAAGATTGAGCGATACGGAGGTCCTAGAGTTGAAAGAGGATGATGTGCATAGAGTCTATGAACTTCCAATGGCTGGAAAGAAGATAGACACTAATCTTTGCTCTGATGGAGCAATTAGAAGGCTAAGGAAGGAATTGGGATTGACTGGAGATTATTCTCCAGTTGTGAAGGTTGCTGAATTAGAAAGGATACTGAAGACTacagaaaaacctaaaacatGG AAGATCCAGCCGGTGTATCTTCATATAACTGGTGCTCACATGTTTTAG
- the LOC123909752 gene encoding prothymosin alpha-B-like produces the protein MGLENGLTAGVTSLYRPAEGPLVLCFDADTCPLSKAEMYLNHCRSCINIYTRSAATLERRIAEATVGTSGKKDAVPEETKTDKDNSMEAQAETEKNNSSNKDNDADKHNDEGLNNDNDAEDEINAKSIDEDDNDEKDEINAVIIDEDDNDEEDEIITKMIDDSV, from the exons ATGGGGCTTGAAAATGGATTGACAGCCGGGGTAACAAGTCTGTACAGACCCGCAGAAGGTCCGCTTGTATTGTGTTTTGATGCAGACACATGCCCACTGTCTAAG GCAGAAATGTATCTTAATCACTGTAGGTCTTGTATAAATATCTATACTAGATCCGCAGCAACATTGGAACGACGAATAGCTGAGGCAACTGTCGGAACTTCTGGGAAAAAAGATGCAGTCCCAGAAGAAACAAAAACTGACAAGGACAATTCAATGGAAGCCCAGGCTGAAACTGAAAAGAATAACAGTTCCAATAAAGACAATGATGCAGACAAGCACAATGATGAAGG GTTGAATAATGACAATGATGCAGAAGATGAGATCAATGCCAAAAGCATTGATGAAGATGACAATGATGAGAAGGATGAGATCAATGCCGTAATAATTGATGAGGATgacaatgatgaagaagatgagatCATTACCAAGATGATTGATGATTCAGTTTAG